TGGCGTGCGGCAGCGGAAAGTTCGACACCGCCGTGATGAGCCCCTCCACGGTCTGCTCCCGCGCCACCGCGCTCACGCCGAGACCCACCTTCCGGGCATCCTTCGCGGTGCGCGGTCCGATGGCGGCGATCACGGTGGTGTCGGGGATCTCGGGGAACTGCAGCCGCACCTGCTCGGCGACCGAGCCGCTGGTGACGAGAATCGCGTTGATGCGGCCGCTGGCGACGTCGTGCGCGATCCGCTCCGTCACCGGCACCCCGACCGTGCGGTAGGCGACGACGCTGCGCACGTCGTGTCCCGCTTCGGTGAGGCGGCGCGTGAGCACCGGCTTGGCGATCTCGCTGCGCAGCGTCAGGATGCGCCGCGCTGCCGGCTCGAGCTCGATCAGCTGCGAGGCCATTCCCGCCGCGGAGTTGTCCTCGTCGGGGACGAGGTCGACGCGATAGCCGACGGCGGCCAGTGCGGCGGCGGTGGTCTCACCGACGGCCGCCACCCGCGTCGTGGCGGGAATGACGGCGCGATAGGCGTAGAGGACGTCCACCGTGGTGGCACTTGTCAGGGTCACCCAGTCGAACGCGCCGGCGGCGAGATCGGCGAGAGCCTGCTCCAGCGTGGCCTGATCGGTCGAGGGAGCGAAGTTGATGAGCGGGGCGATGACCGGCACGGCGCCCTGCACCCGCAGCGTCGCCGCGACGGAGTCCCCCCAGGGACCCC
The sequence above is a segment of the Microbacterium sp. PM5 genome. Coding sequences within it:
- a CDS encoding uroporphyrinogen-III synthase; this translates as MIPDPHAAKPLKGWRVLVPRGGPWGDSVAATLRVQGAVPVIAPLINFAPSTDQATLEQALADLAAGAFDWVTLTSATTVDVLYAYRAVIPATTRVAAVGETTAAALAAVGYRVDLVPDEDNSAAGMASQLIELEPAARRILTLRSEIAKPVLTRRLTEAGHDVRSVVAYRTVGVPVTERIAHDVASGRINAILVTSGSVAEQVRLQFPEIPDTTVIAAIGPRTAKDARKVGLGVSAVAREQTVEGLITAVSNFPLPHATDEFHL